Proteins encoded by one window of Anomalospiza imberbis isolate Cuckoo-Finch-1a 21T00152 chromosome 20, ASM3175350v1, whole genome shotgun sequence:
- the MRPS23 gene encoding small ribosomal subunit protein mS23 isoform X1, whose translation MAATAGSRTHKIGSVFSRARNLVRIGLLEKPLWLDVYAAFPPLREPVYRVPRPRYGSRDRIGAVLYREDTVRARFYKVYGNGPKPFELTKLNFKSTCQRFVEKYNELKEEGKIEEEKLFEETGKALLASGIILQRRGVDKVAQEGAGSRDPALQPQLQAVLEELQEKRKDREEQPPELAGTQKENPCPS comes from the exons ATGGCCGCTACGGCCGGGAGCCGCACGCACAAGATCGGCAGCGTGTTCAGCCG GGCGCGGAACCTGGTGCGCATCGGGCTGCTGGAGAAGCCGCTGTGGCTGGACGTGTACGCCGCGTTCCCGCCGCTGCGGGAGCCCGTGTACCGCGTGCCGCGGCCGCGCTACGGGAGCCGGGACCGCATCGGCGCCGTGCTCTACCGGGAGGACACCGTGCGGGC GAGGTTTTACAAAGTTTATGGCAACGGCCCCAAACCTTTCGAACTGACAAAATTAAACTTCAAATCTACTTGCCAGAG GTTTGTTGAGAAGTACAATGAActgaaggaagaagggaaaattgAAGAGGAGAAATTGTttgaagaaacaggaaaagcCCTTTTAGCCAGTGGGATCATTTTACAGAGAAGAGGAGTAGATAAA gTGGCCCAGGAGGGTGCTGGGTCCAGGGATCCTGCcttgcagccccagctccaggctgtgctggaggagctgcaggagaagaggaaggacagggaggagcagccacccGAGCTGGCAGGGACACAGAAGGAGAATCCCTGTCCCTCctga
- the MRPS23 gene encoding small ribosomal subunit protein mS23 isoform X2, with product MAATAGSRTHKIGSVFSRARNLVRIGLLEKPLWLDVYAAFPPLREPVYRVPRPRYGSRDRIGAVLYREDTVRARFYKVYGNGPKPFELTKLNFKSTCQRFVEKYNELKEEGKIEEEKLFEETGKALLASGIILQRRGVDKGAGSRDPALQPQLQAVLEELQEKRKDREEQPPELAGTQKENPCPS from the exons ATGGCCGCTACGGCCGGGAGCCGCACGCACAAGATCGGCAGCGTGTTCAGCCG GGCGCGGAACCTGGTGCGCATCGGGCTGCTGGAGAAGCCGCTGTGGCTGGACGTGTACGCCGCGTTCCCGCCGCTGCGGGAGCCCGTGTACCGCGTGCCGCGGCCGCGCTACGGGAGCCGGGACCGCATCGGCGCCGTGCTCTACCGGGAGGACACCGTGCGGGC GAGGTTTTACAAAGTTTATGGCAACGGCCCCAAACCTTTCGAACTGACAAAATTAAACTTCAAATCTACTTGCCAGAG GTTTGTTGAGAAGTACAATGAActgaaggaagaagggaaaattgAAGAGGAGAAATTGTttgaagaaacaggaaaagcCCTTTTAGCCAGTGGGATCATTTTACAGAGAAGAGGAGTAGATAAA GGTGCTGGGTCCAGGGATCCTGCcttgcagccccagctccaggctgtgctggaggagctgcaggagaagaggaaggacagggaggagcagccacccGAGCTGGCAGGGACACAGAAGGAGAATCCCTGTCCCTCctga